The following proteins come from a genomic window of Mycolicibacterium rufum:
- a CDS encoding FKBP-type peptidyl-prolyl cis-trans isomerase — MASKPEIDFPEGPPPTELVIEDLVVGDGPEAVPGANVEVHYLGVEFDTGEEFDSSWNRGESIEFPLRGLIQGWQDGIPGMKVGGRRKLTIPPEQAYGPAGGGHRLSGKTLIFVIDLLATR; from the coding sequence ATGGCTTCCAAACCCGAGATCGACTTCCCCGAAGGCCCGCCGCCCACCGAGCTGGTGATCGAAGACCTCGTCGTCGGCGACGGTCCGGAGGCGGTGCCCGGTGCCAATGTGGAGGTGCACTACCTCGGCGTCGAGTTCGACACCGGCGAGGAGTTCGACAGCTCCTGGAACCGCGGTGAGTCCATCGAGTTCCCGCTGCGCGGCCTGATCCAGGGGTGGCAGGACGGCATTCCCGGCATGAAGGTCGGCGGCCGCCGCAAGCTGACCATCCCGCCGGAGCAGGCCTACGGTCCCGCCGGTGGCGGGCACCGGCTGTCGGGCAAGACGTTGATCTTCGTCATCGACCTTCTGGCTACCCGATGA
- a CDS encoding potassium channel family protein yields the protein MTTPIPPVVETKLQAWERRTEWPLALAALMFLAAYSVEVLAAPAGAAAVAVRIVSIASWLMFVVDYAVRLGLAEHRWRWLSRHLFDLAIVVLPVLRHLRLLRLITLITVLNRAVGHAIRGRVVMYTVGGAVLLVYVASLAVLQNERDYPGAQITHFGQAVWWAMTTITTVGYGDLTPVSPTGRVIAVLLMIGGISLLGSITATLASWIVQRVADEDTAARVVTTEHIDALVSEIQELRAEVRRLGGGSAHRDEPDR from the coding sequence ATGACCACTCCGATTCCCCCGGTGGTGGAGACGAAACTGCAGGCCTGGGAGCGGCGCACCGAGTGGCCGCTGGCGCTGGCGGCCCTGATGTTCCTGGCCGCCTACAGCGTCGAGGTGCTCGCCGCGCCCGCCGGAGCGGCCGCCGTCGCGGTCCGGATCGTCAGCATCGCGTCATGGTTGATGTTCGTCGTCGACTACGCCGTTCGCCTCGGTCTGGCCGAGCACCGGTGGCGCTGGTTGTCCCGGCACCTGTTCGACCTGGCGATCGTGGTCCTGCCCGTGCTGCGGCATCTGCGCCTGTTGCGCCTGATCACGCTCATCACGGTGCTCAACCGCGCCGTCGGCCACGCCATCCGGGGCCGGGTGGTGATGTACACGGTCGGCGGCGCGGTGCTGCTGGTCTACGTGGCCTCGTTGGCCGTACTGCAGAACGAACGCGACTACCCCGGGGCGCAGATCACGCACTTCGGGCAAGCCGTGTGGTGGGCGATGACGACGATCACCACGGTCGGCTACGGCGATCTGACGCCGGTGAGCCCGACCGGACGGGTGATCGCGGTGCTGTTGATGATCGGCGGCATCAGCCTGCTGGGGTCGATCACCGCGACGCTCGCCTCGTGGATCGTGCAGCGGGTGGCCGACGAGGACACCGCGGCGCGGGTCGTCACCACCGAGCACATCGACGCGTTGGTGAGCGAGATCCAGGAGCTGCGGGCCGAGGTGCGCCGCCTCGGCGGCGGCTCGGCGCACCGCGACGAGCCGGACCGGTAA
- the prrA gene encoding two-component system response regulator PrrA has product MDSAVGSPRVLVVDDDPDVLASLERGLRLSGFDVFTAVDGAEALRSATETRPDAIVLDINMPVLDGVSVVTALRAMDNDVPVCVLSARSSVDDRVAGLEAGADDYLVKPFVLAELVARVKALLRRRGSTATFSSETIAVGPLEVDIPGRRARVDGVDVDLTKREFDLLAVLAEHKTAVLSRAQLLELVWGYDFAADTNVVDVFIGYLRRKLEANGAPRLLHTVRGVGFVLRQQ; this is encoded by the coding sequence ATGGACAGTGCAGTGGGCTCGCCCCGGGTGCTCGTGGTCGACGACGATCCCGACGTGCTCGCCTCCCTCGAGCGCGGGCTGCGGCTGTCCGGTTTCGACGTGTTCACCGCTGTCGACGGCGCCGAGGCGCTGCGCAGCGCCACCGAGACGCGTCCCGACGCGATCGTGCTCGACATCAACATGCCGGTGCTCGACGGCGTGTCCGTGGTGACCGCGCTGCGCGCGATGGACAACGACGTACCGGTGTGCGTGCTCTCGGCCCGGTCGTCGGTCGACGACCGCGTCGCGGGCCTGGAGGCCGGCGCCGACGACTACCTGGTCAAGCCGTTCGTGCTAGCCGAGCTGGTGGCCCGGGTGAAGGCCCTGCTGCGTCGGCGTGGATCCACGGCCACGTTCTCGTCGGAGACCATCGCGGTCGGCCCGCTCGAGGTCGACATCCCGGGCCGGCGCGCCCGCGTCGACGGGGTGGACGTCGACCTGACCAAACGCGAATTCGATCTGCTGGCCGTGCTGGCCGAACACAAGACCGCGGTGCTCTCCCGCGCACAACTCCTCGAGCTCGTGTGGGGTTACGACTTCGCCGCCGACACCAATGTCGTCGACGTCTTCATCGGTTATCTGCGCCGCAAGCTGGAAGCCAACGGCGCTCCGCGCCTGCTGCACACGGTCCGCGGCGTCGGATTCGTCCTGCGGCAGCAGTGA
- a CDS encoding sensor histidine kinase, whose amino-acid sequence MIVLSRIFRRTPSLRTRVAFATAIAAAIVVGIVGTVVWVGITQDRKERLDRRLDEAAGFAIPFLPRGLDEIPPSPNDQDAVITVRRGDGQVTSNSKVVLPELEPGYADTSVDGVRYRVRTVQLSTPEPMSVAVGATYDATITDTNNLHRRVLIICTLAVGAATFGGWLLAAFAVRPFKRLAQQTRQIDAGDEAPDIDIRGATEAVEIADAIKGLVGRVWEEQGRTKAALASARDFASVSAHELRTPLTAMRTNLEVLATLDLGEEQRKEVVGDVIRTQTRIEATLGALERLAQGELSTEDDHVPVDITELLDRAAHDAMRVYPDLEVSLVPAPTVIIVGLPAGLRLAVDNAIANAVKHGGATRVQLSAVSSRAGVEIAIDDDGVGVPEEERRVVFERFSRGSTASHSGSGLGLALVAQQADLHGGTASLEASPLGGARLLLRLPGPR is encoded by the coding sequence GTGATCGTCCTGTCCCGCATCTTCCGGCGCACACCCTCGCTGCGCACGCGGGTCGCGTTCGCCACCGCGATCGCCGCGGCGATCGTCGTCGGCATCGTCGGGACCGTGGTGTGGGTCGGCATCACCCAGGACCGCAAGGAGCGGCTCGACCGTCGTCTCGACGAGGCGGCGGGGTTTGCGATCCCGTTCCTGCCGCGCGGTCTCGATGAGATCCCGCCGTCGCCGAACGACCAGGACGCCGTCATCACGGTGCGACGCGGCGACGGGCAGGTGACGTCGAACAGCAAGGTCGTGCTGCCCGAGCTCGAGCCCGGTTACGCCGACACCTCCGTCGACGGGGTGCGCTACCGGGTGCGTACGGTGCAGCTGTCGACCCCTGAGCCGATGTCCGTCGCCGTGGGCGCCACCTACGACGCGACGATCACCGACACCAACAACCTGCACCGGCGGGTGCTGATCATCTGCACGCTGGCCGTCGGCGCGGCCACGTTCGGCGGCTGGTTGCTCGCGGCGTTCGCGGTGCGCCCGTTCAAGAGGCTGGCCCAGCAGACCCGTCAGATCGACGCCGGCGACGAGGCGCCTGACATCGACATCCGCGGCGCGACCGAGGCCGTCGAGATCGCCGACGCCATCAAGGGGCTCGTCGGGAGGGTGTGGGAGGAACAGGGTCGCACCAAGGCGGCGCTGGCCTCGGCCCGCGACTTCGCGTCGGTGTCGGCGCACGAACTGCGCACGCCGCTGACCGCGATGCGCACCAACCTCGAGGTCCTGGCGACGCTCGATCTGGGCGAGGAGCAGCGCAAGGAGGTCGTCGGGGACGTCATCCGCACCCAGACGCGCATCGAGGCGACGCTCGGAGCGCTGGAGCGGCTCGCCCAGGGCGAACTGTCCACCGAGGACGACCACGTGCCCGTCGACATCACCGAACTGCTCGACCGGGCCGCTCACGACGCGATGCGCGTCTACCCGGATCTGGAGGTGTCGCTGGTGCCGGCGCCGACGGTGATCATCGTCGGACTGCCCGCGGGCCTGCGGCTGGCGGTGGACAACGCGATCGCCAACGCGGTCAAGCACGGCGGCGCCACCCGCGTGCAGCTCTCGGCGGTCAGTTCGCGCGCCGGGGTGGAGATCGCGATCGACGACGACGGCGTCGGGGTGCCCGAGGAGGAGCGTCGGGTCGTGTTCGAGCGCTTCTCCCGCGGTTCCACGGCGTCGCACTCCGGCTCGGGACTGGGGCTGGCCCTGGTGGCGCAACAGGCCGATCTGCACGGCGGCACCGCCTCGTTGGAGGCCAGTCCGCTCGGCGGGGCGCGGCTGCTGCTGCGCCTGCCCGGGCCGCGCTAG